The Pseudomonadota bacterium genome has a window encoding:
- a CDS encoding CoB--CoM heterodisulfide reductase iron-sulfur subunit A family protein, producing the protein MRVGVFICHCGNNIAGTVDVKKVAEETRRLPGVVYATDYMYTCSEPGQDEIKETIKKEGLDRVVVASCSPRMHEVTFRRTVEKGGLNRYFLEMANIREHISWVGEDKELNTNKAIEAVRIAVAKVMRNKPLYSKSFKVNKRVLIIGGGVAGMQAALDCADGNLEVLLVEKSPSVGGMMARLDKTFPTIDCSICILGPKMVDVAQHEKIKLYAYSEIEEIKGYVGNYQIKIRKKATYVDWSKCTGCGECMEKCPTKNAYDHFNFGVAPTRAINIPFPQAIPKKAKIDPKYCRQFLKGKCGVCAKICPTGAINYEMQDEIVTEEVGAIIVASGYGLIDMDRLPEYGGGRYPDVITGIQYERLLNASGPTSGHILRPSDKTEPKTVVFVSCAGSRDKSIGIPYCSNFCCMYIAKQAILTKDHIPDSRSYVFYIDIRSSGKGYDEFVRRAQEDYGVNYIRGRVSRIYPKGKKMVVRGADTLLGTQVEIEADLVVLATAVTAAPGAAELAEKLHISYDTFGFYVESHPKLRPVETNTSGVFLAGAAQGPKDIPASVCQGSAAASKVLALFSRDTLESDPAIAQVNTNACVGCLKCVETCPFGAIKEKELRDGRVVAEVIETVCAGCGICTSTCPCGAIQLQHFTDNQLLAEVNTLCQS; encoded by the coding sequence ATGCGGGTTGGTGTATTTATATGTCACTGCGGGAACAATATTGCAGGAACAGTTGATGTAAAGAAGGTGGCTGAGGAAACAAGAAGGTTGCCCGGGGTTGTGTATGCCACAGATTATATGTACACCTGCTCAGAGCCTGGTCAGGATGAAATCAAAGAGACAATTAAAAAGGAAGGTTTAGACCGTGTTGTAGTCGCCTCGTGCTCACCACGTATGCATGAAGTAACTTTTCGGCGAACCGTTGAAAAAGGTGGGCTAAACAGATATTTCCTTGAGATGGCAAATATCAGGGAACATATTTCCTGGGTAGGGGAAGATAAAGAACTGAATACGAACAAGGCCATTGAAGCCGTGAGAATAGCAGTGGCAAAGGTAATGAGAAATAAACCTCTTTACTCTAAATCCTTTAAGGTCAATAAGAGGGTACTAATTATCGGAGGAGGGGTTGCAGGTATGCAGGCAGCCCTCGATTGTGCTGACGGCAACTTAGAAGTATTGCTCGTGGAGAAGAGCCCCAGCGTGGGCGGGATGATGGCACGCCTTGACAAAACATTCCCTACAATAGACTGCTCCATCTGTATTCTGGGCCCGAAAATGGTAGATGTGGCCCAGCATGAGAAGATAAAGCTCTACGCCTATTCTGAGATAGAGGAGATCAAGGGCTATGTGGGCAATTATCAGATAAAGATACGCAAAAAGGCTACGTATGTCGACTGGTCGAAGTGCACGGGGTGCGGGGAGTGTATGGAGAAATGCCCAACGAAGAATGCCTATGATCATTTCAATTTCGGGGTTGCACCAACCAGGGCAATCAATATCCCTTTTCCCCAGGCGATCCCCAAGAAGGCAAAGATTGACCCGAAATATTGCCGCCAGTTTCTGAAGGGGAAATGCGGCGTCTGTGCAAAGATATGCCCCACAGGGGCAATCAATTATGAGATGCAGGATGAGATTGTTACTGAAGAGGTAGGCGCCATTATTGTGGCTTCCGGTTATGGTCTAATAGACATGGATAGACTTCCCGAATATGGGGGAGGACGTTATCCGGATGTGATAACAGGCATCCAGTACGAACGACTACTCAATGCCTCAGGTCCGACATCAGGTCATATCCTCCGGCCATCAGATAAGACAGAGCCAAAGACAGTTGTTTTTGTCTCATGTGCGGGCTCCCGTGATAAATCTATAGGCATACCTTACTGTTCAAACTTCTGCTGTATGTACATTGCAAAACAGGCAATCCTTACAAAAGACCATATACCGGATTCCCGGTCCTATGTCTTCTACATAGATATCCGTTCCTCTGGAAAAGGCTATGATGAGTTCGTACGTCGGGCACAGGAAGATTACGGTGTAAATTACATTCGGGGACGGGTATCGAGGATTTACCCCAAGGGCAAGAAGATGGTTGTCAGGGGAGCCGATACGCTTCTTGGAACCCAGGTTGAGATTGAAGCAGACCTCGTGGTACTTGCTACGGCTGTAACTGCAGCTCCGGGGGCTGCTGAACTTGCGGAGAAACTACATATATCATACGATACCTTTGGGTTTTATGTAGAGAGCCATCCAAAGTTAAGGCCTGTGGAAACAAATACCTCGGGTGTATTTCTGGCAGGGGCTGCTCAGGGTCCCAAGGATATTCCTGCCTCAGTGTGCCAGGGAAGCGCAGCAGCGAGTAAGGTCTTAGCCCTCTTTTCCAGGGATACCCTTGAATCAGACCCGGCAATTGCTCAGGTGAATACCAATGCCTGTGTGGGATGTCTCAAGTGCGTTGAGACCTGTCCCTTTGGTGCCATAAAGGAGAAGGAGCTTCGCGACGGAAGGGTAGTTGCCGAGGTTATTGAGACAGTCTGTGCAGGATGCGGTATATGCACTTCCACATGTCCATGCGGGGCAATACAATTGCAACACTTTACAGACAATCAACTCTTGGCGGAGGTTAATACCCTATGTCAGTCATAG